From Pristiophorus japonicus isolate sPriJap1 chromosome 1, sPriJap1.hap1, whole genome shotgun sequence, a single genomic window includes:
- the gem gene encoding GTP-binding protein GEM, whose product MTLNGTRRRSSSSLTPAPAQQRWSIPADGKQLWRGSAHMVRSKSCLNPKEPYRGSWSSESSDSVISTDSGNNLYRVVLIGETGVGKSTLTSIFAGLQNNLENWDILGEDTYERMITVDGEGATLIVMDTWENKDEENWAQDHCMQIGDAYLIVYSITDRASFEKASELRIQLRRTRQAEDIPIILVGNKCDLVRCREVSVAEGRSCAVVFDCKFIETSAAVQHNVQELFEGIVRQVRLRRDSKEVNERRMAQYKRRESFPRKARRFLDRLVAKNNKKMAYKVRSKSCHDLSVL is encoded by the exons ATGACTTTAAACGGCACTAGACGGCGCAGCAGCTCTTCGCTGACGCCGGCGCCGGCACAGCAGCGCTGGAGCATCCCGGCGGACGGCAAGCAGCTGTGGAGAGGGAGTGCACACATGGTGCGATCGAAGTCCTGCCTCAACCCCAAAGAGCCCTACAGGGGGAGCTGGTCCTCCGAGTCCTCCGACTCAGTCATCTCCACTGATTCCGGCAACAATCTGTACAGAGTGGTCTTGATTGGAGAAACGGGAGTTGGAAAGTCCACTTTGACGAGTATCTTTGCTGGTTTGCAAAATAATCTGGAGAACTGGGACATTTTAGGGG AAGACACCTATGAGCGAATGATTACTGTTGACGGAGAGGGCGCCACCCTTATTGTGATGGACACGTGGGAAAATAAG GATGAAGAAAACTGGGCGCAGGATCACTGCATGCAGATAGGCGATGCGTATCTTATTGTCTACTCCATCACTGACAGAGCAAGTTTTGAGAAAGCTTCCGAGCTTCGCATCCAGCTCCGGAGAACGCGACAGGCCGAGGATATCCCAATTATCTTAGTCGGAAATAAGTGTGATCTTGTGCGCTGTCGAGAAGTATCTGTGGCAG AGGGCAGATCTTGCGCTGTTGTTTTCGACTGCAAGTTCATCGAGACCTCTGCTGCAGTCCAGCATAATGTACAAGAACTCTTTGAAGGAATTGTGCGGCAGGTGCGGCTCAGGAGAGACAGCAAAGAAGTGAATGAACGGAGAATGGCCCAGTACAAACGAAGAGAGAGCTTCCCTAGGAAGGCCCGACGCTTTTTGGATCGACTAGTGGCAAAGAACAATAAAAAGATGGCTTATAAAGTGAGATCAAAATCTTGTCATGACCTTTCTGTACTATAA